One genomic window of Spirochaetota bacterium includes the following:
- a CDS encoding lytic transglycosylase domain-containing protein — MIFKKYVYIVALLTATIFLTTACSDVVLPQGLSELGFYSNTYTIIQTLENKNELSYTEHFMLGVAYKNSNEYKKAIYHFANSCFTERRIKKLTIYPQPVYRFVSRFSMKSYLYNDAVFEIAKGFMYYQEYEYVIKFIDLMKSETSGVYRDAQLLKAEALIQIKQYHQAENVLNKVISKFTDVDSLAWLYIKLASLYEKQDKYSDAVHSYYNLLQVSTTSWQSHIAAKRILQIVSKNPEIALVNDEILLSVEALYNTKNYNDLAQIEDDLLKLVSDSTKKYMLDIVRAKTFCQLNKWDSLKIIYDEYQATQYKYDITAIIVDTLWNSNKKGEALQWLKKLEDTDNPVYKKKILYYKALYDAQRKQTGSLYLDEYVAQYPNDVAAQELLWLFSKNSITNKKSALYYLEKYYNAFGTKGKYADEVCFWLYNLKKDDNPQEAEAIASALVAYLPHSSYTWILLERLSPHFTVEKLSSDFSMAVQTNNLLSTLFTHAMLTYKERDDNKRLQRIGIIKKAFQNIREIHYDVIPTRKEKVALSIPKEIVTRIEHYFSIGYLEGINRELLLYSNADTNDVFLLQYLFGLKYKNYLVSAQGLIQLLKRLEMTENIFLMHDDAIESLLPQPFLECVSQASKKYNVQQPLILAVMKAESLFNPYAESSAGAIGLMQLLIPTAKEIARKTGIEQVNKESLKNPCISIELGTYYISWLLKNLNNNITLVSAAYNAGIGNVLKWNYDNEDMFTLMVPFTETKGYIERIKKFYYQYQLVYDLKRQ; from the coding sequence ATGATTTTCAAAAAATATGTATATATAGTGGCACTACTCACTGCAACAATATTTTTAACTACAGCTTGTTCTGATGTTGTATTGCCGCAAGGGTTATCAGAATTAGGGTTTTACAGTAATACGTATACTATTATTCAGACGTTGGAGAACAAAAATGAGCTATCGTACACAGAACATTTTATGCTGGGTGTAGCATATAAAAACAGTAATGAATATAAAAAAGCAATATACCATTTTGCAAACAGCTGTTTCACTGAGCGAAGAATAAAAAAATTAACTATTTACCCTCAGCCAGTGTATCGTTTTGTAAGTAGATTTTCAATGAAATCATATCTTTATAATGATGCAGTCTTTGAAATTGCAAAAGGGTTCATGTATTATCAGGAGTATGAATATGTAATAAAGTTTATTGATTTGATGAAAAGTGAAACAAGTGGCGTGTACAGGGATGCACAGCTACTGAAAGCTGAAGCATTGATACAGATAAAACAATATCACCAAGCTGAAAATGTTTTGAATAAAGTAATTTCAAAATTTACTGATGTTGATTCGCTGGCATGGTTATATATAAAATTAGCATCACTGTATGAAAAGCAGGATAAATATAGTGATGCAGTGCATAGCTACTACAACCTTTTACAGGTAAGCACAACAAGCTGGCAATCACACATTGCTGCAAAACGAATATTGCAAATTGTAAGTAAAAACCCTGAGATAGCGTTAGTGAATGATGAGATTCTGTTAAGTGTTGAGGCATTGTATAACACAAAGAATTATAATGATCTTGCTCAAATTGAAGACGATCTTTTAAAATTAGTGAGCGATAGTACAAAAAAATATATGCTTGATATAGTAAGAGCCAAAACATTTTGCCAGTTAAACAAGTGGGATTCCTTAAAAATAATATATGATGAATACCAGGCAACCCAGTACAAATATGATATTACTGCTATAATAGTGGATACATTATGGAATAGTAATAAAAAAGGTGAGGCACTACAATGGCTGAAAAAATTAGAAGACACTGATAATCCAGTATATAAAAAGAAAATATTATATTATAAAGCATTGTACGATGCTCAACGAAAGCAAACAGGTTCATTATATTTAGATGAATATGTAGCTCAATATCCTAATGATGTAGCTGCTCAGGAATTATTATGGTTATTTTCTAAGAATAGCATTACCAATAAAAAAAGTGCATTGTATTATCTTGAAAAATATTATAATGCCTTTGGTACAAAAGGAAAATACGCTGATGAAGTATGTTTTTGGTTATATAATCTAAAAAAGGATGATAATCCACAAGAAGCGGAGGCAATAGCAAGTGCATTAGTTGCATATCTGCCTCATTCTTCATACACCTGGATTTTACTTGAACGATTATCACCGCACTTTACTGTAGAAAAGCTTTCATCTGATTTTTCAATGGCTGTCCAAACAAATAACCTACTATCCACACTCTTCACTCATGCAATGTTAACATATAAGGAAAGAGATGATAACAAACGTCTGCAGCGTATAGGAATAATAAAAAAAGCTTTCCAAAATATACGTGAGATACATTATGATGTTATTCCCACACGCAAAGAAAAGGTAGCGTTGAGCATTCCTAAAGAGATAGTTACCCGAATAGAACATTACTTTTCCATTGGATACTTGGAGGGAATAAACAGGGAGCTGCTTCTGTACAGTAATGCTGACACAAATGATGTTTTTTTACTACAATACCTTTTTGGGTTGAAATATAAAAATTATTTAGTTTCGGCTCAGGGGCTCATTCAGCTTTTGAAACGTTTAGAAATGACAGAAAATATTTTCTTGATGCATGATGATGCAATAGAAAGCCTATTACCGCAGCCCTTTTTGGAATGTGTATCGCAGGCTTCTAAAAAATACAATGTACAACAGCCTTTAATTTTAGCTGTGATGAAGGCAGAATCGCTTTTCAATCCTTATGCGGAATCTTCAGCAGGAGCTATTGGACTAATGCAGCTTTTGATACCAACTGCAAAAGAAATCGCTAGAAAAACAGGTATAGAACAGGTAAATAAGGAAAGTTTAAAAAATCCCTGTATATCAATTGAATTAGGCACTTATTATATTTCATGGCTGTTGAAAAATTTAAACAATAATATTACGTTAGTTTCAGCTGCGTATAATGCAGGTATCGGTAATGTATTAAAATGGAACTATGATAATGAAGATATGTTTACGCTAATGGTCCCATTCACTGAAACAAAGGGATATATTGAGAGAATTAAAAAGTTTTATTATCAATATCAATTAGTATATGATTTGAAAAGACAATAA
- a CDS encoding LEA type 2 family protein — protein sequence MKTSKILLSVSIISLIFYTTCTTFDPSMLQKKPTVTYKNFQFKEITLNDMTVLLSLEVENPYPVTLYAESIQSQIYIDTFSLFSIQSKDTLKLPKNSKTDKTFAVTITYEQLLKAVKEYHTKDSITMTVKGTISFSLPPSIQIVQSISVPFTIKQEIPTIKPSIDIVNFKIIPPTLSDLKNIVKNVNPLEIPTLYTEIQNFCQGKSMPESISKFDIPLSIAFDIIIKNKTKAILSGKSINYNFILHDSEIAKGQPTIQNTDGVSKINCMTTLSTKHISKGFMQAITQKNIQYSMKGDMLFNATLKGTQMPVPFAIEQQGNIKW from the coding sequence ATGAAAACTAGTAAAATTCTATTATCAGTATCGATTATTTCATTAATATTTTACACTACCTGCACCACATTTGATCCTTCAATGCTTCAAAAAAAACCTACTGTTACATATAAAAATTTTCAATTTAAGGAAATTACACTCAATGATATGACAGTGCTCTTGTCTCTGGAAGTCGAAAACCCTTATCCTGTAACATTATATGCAGAATCTATACAAAGTCAAATATATATTGATACTTTCTCTTTATTTTCCATCCAATCGAAAGATACACTTAAATTGCCAAAAAATTCTAAAACCGATAAAACATTTGCTGTTACCATTACCTATGAACAGCTTTTAAAAGCAGTAAAAGAATATCACACCAAAGATTCAATTACAATGACTGTCAAAGGCACCATTTCGTTTTCTTTACCGCCATCAATTCAAATTGTACAATCGATATCAGTTCCTTTCACAATAAAACAGGAAATACCAACAATTAAACCATCAATAGACATTGTTAATTTTAAAATCATACCACCAACACTTTCTGACTTAAAAAATATAGTAAAAAATGTTAATCCTTTAGAAATCCCAACTTTGTATACAGAAATCCAGAATTTCTGTCAGGGAAAGAGCATGCCCGAAAGTATATCAAAATTTGATATCCCATTATCCATTGCATTTGATATCATTATTAAAAATAAAACAAAGGCTATTCTTTCTGGAAAATCTATTAATTATAATTTCATACTACATGATAGCGAAATTGCTAAAGGACAGCCCACCATACAGAATACCGATGGGGTTTCAAAGATTAACTGCATGACTACCTTAAGTACTAAACATATAAGCAAAGGCTTTATGCAAGCTATAACACAGAAGAATATACAGTATTCAATGAAAGGTGATATGCTCTTCAATGCTACATTAAAAGGAACACAGATGCCGGTACCATTTGCCATTGAGCAGCAAGGCAATATAAAGTGGTAA